One part of the Magallana gigas chromosome 5, xbMagGiga1.1, whole genome shotgun sequence genome encodes these proteins:
- the LOC105323246 gene encoding loricrin, which produces MKVVKVLSLLVVVCGASAQQYLSGGLMSTPYVSFDGLGSLAGGSRFGQGWMGLGDLSTNSIMSGFGPPPSLIGGGFGQSMFGGFGEAFPMVSGGIGQLGGFQGINTIGGVSGGVTVVGGMEGGRLPFGSFIGPEPGFLQGNNDFGGPAGDSGFSRGDISWGSDGVDPGFSSGGSGSWGGPTMGSGFSSGGSGSWGGPTMGSGFSSGGSGSWGQSVDPGFSFGASNSWSSGVGMNSGFSGGSSNSWSQGSSSSSPIY; this is translated from the exons ATGAAG GTTGTAAAAGTTTTGTCGCTATTGGTCGTTGTGTGTGGCGCCAGTGCCCAGCAGTATCTGTCAGGCGGCCTCATGTCCACACCTTACGTTAGCTTTGACGGTTTAGGGTCGTTAGCAGGAGGGTCTAGATTTGGACAAGGGTGGATGGGACTCGGAGACTTGTCTACAAACAGTATCATGTCAGGATTTGGACCTCCTCCATCACTCATCGGTGGAGGATTCGGGCAGAGTATGTTTGGCGGTTTTGGCGAGGCTTTTCCAATGGTATCCGGAGGAATAGGGCAACTTGGTGGCTTTCAGGGGATCAACACGATTGGAGGAGTGAGTGGTGGTGTAACTGTTGTAGGGGGTATGGAGGGAGGGAGGCTACCCTTTGGGTCCTTCATAGGGCCTGAACCAGGTTTCCTCCAGGGTAACAACGACTTTGGCGGACCTGCTGGCGATTCCGGATTTTCCCGAGGCGATATCTCCTGGGGAAGTGATGGAGTCGATCCCGGATTTTCTAGTGGTGGATCTGGATCTTGGGGAGGACCAACTATGGGTTCTGGATTTTCTAGTGGCGGATCTGGATCTTGGGGAGGACCAACTATGGGTTCTGGATTCTCTAGTGGCGGATCTGGATCTTGGGGACAAAGTGTAGATCCCGGATTTTCCTTTGGCGCATCTAATTCTTGGTCAAGCGGCGTCGGAATGAACTCTGGATTTTCCGGTGGATCCTCGAACTCGTGGTCACAAGGCTCCTCTTCATCATCACCAATTTATTGA
- the LOC105323247 gene encoding gamma-tubulin complex component 6 gives MAWTGTAESCGNSITELFKHLCTLHCARDDHKLSVHRPKTSRSNVQRKAVRTLYDILFEYHLGDLKNDERLDMFHSMTPELWLYEYIHDLRRERQFDKADRLEELFANLKNDKDVDLSDMDSILTILLLLADTSMKRPTQTIGHGDQYLPVVVYNKKNDSHVLPQGPSLYRDTVTYRPDSPHYMHYPRSLFEGEPLTDLGYLSMDSSLSDDMDISSKGSLFGGLAQPKPIALNDKLELPDFPESGIFEIHIPRRRERQPLPDTLDISVTSSGFISNVQLRPSTTHWDECLNISQSQFFTWDKRGRRGPTERPYMTELGPRGVQEWCHMKRRELCVFSPDLQPPLIRRFTPGQVTQDLLHLMIGIPSHLFVINKELQTFRLGDGCELHGLTPEAFQNLVYDFIDCGTRYCRLRAFCASSALYNGGLIFQAFLVALNRVLHHYTAVVLSISGSLSILHLKFLCHNLFSQMKYLSTLCRGEQPVGMHQLEQFPKGVELLSYLYQETTESINTDNYPMMLSILQTSCGPYNLFVKEWVYHGVLNDIYGEFMITVNDDYLRFRDKHYWSHSYTMTDNDVEFVPGFLHNLASDIFICGKSLNLLRACSPGHFLCRVKEMDIPRISLTFSEDELRHTMTQCQMYISKMKQIARQHTLSREAQEEQAKERKRDLMRRAKAAAIQEVERIQEAILKNRTLTDAKKREQFTILKKQMEMDLMRRSNAVEEEKNTDKERMEMLMIQEREMTEKEKELEDEARAEIINYYANLTKEATLREERAMWKIRRGVLDQARQDFLSEDEQAWRDEMEANPEGRKIDRALWEVDRSEKEESDLPMWARRVIAKPAPIIPAVEEPEEVDLPAWAARRLSSIKAEKLEDTGSELQRGRKVNLESEELPAKPAIHVFHEHHPSKETTVSEPTRPHIHMMSDRHATKESEPEEKAKLGVKLSTQMSATTESVAKEYKPHMKSNKDMFSSKESTASKEDSFPKRKVQEGSGISRETQEKVWRVKPASLYGHVSQLSKQEFQIHIPRLKRPEEIFASLESDYKDYGIKPRIRMSKHMSATRESEASSGVVRSGIKFSKTMSSTRESEWVDVDQLRLEKFKQQNIHGHSSDSTVQALLYGPRINKVAEDQPDIPPIQWTSSIKYTPVPYEENFDMCCQPPCVDLLTMSSGMVYGGLGDYGISQMTDVGVYDYLPLTEIMERSVVEPLVSQISLVNETLLNYFFVELHLMDHLKTLRRYLLMENGDFAQILSDMLFEKISSSLSAREMLTPLFLNGALSKALKSSIQTDEKLAENLSFAFKYPPGLTPPAGRSILDCLELRYLVAWPVNTVITEESINKYNQIFSFMLLQKQTVWVLKDVWHRLKRAALLHKAGNASQFRRLQLYRQEMQHFVRVMQSYIAHQVIFVTWNEFKASLKTDLNNLDDLIKIHDDYLNRAIFRCLLNTKAAKVMKIIRDMFGLILQFRTLLVAADWTRDKTTGEMSHANFNQMLKCFQNFKQYSVFLFKVISKLVKRGYQSHLQDFLLRLNFNDYYRDS, from the exons ATGGCGTGGACAGGCACCGCAGAATCGTGTGGAAACAGCATCACAGAGTTGTTTAAACACCTGTGTACTCTCCACTGTGCTAGGGACGATCACAAATTATCAGTACACAGACCAAAGACCTCCAGGTCCAATGTCCAGCGTAAGGCTGTCAGAACTCTCTATGACATTCTGTTTGAGTATCATCTGGGAGATCTCAAGAACGA TGAAAGACTTGACATGTTTCATTCCATGACTCCTGAACTGTGGCTGTATGAGTACATACATGATCTACGCAGAGAACGACAGTTCGACAAAGCCGACAGATTGGAGGAACTTTTCGCTAACCTTAAGAatg ATAAAGACGTGGACTTATCGGACATGGACTccattttgacaattttacttCTGCTTGCTGACACTTCCATGAAGCGGCCCACACAGACCATTGGACATGGGGATCAGTATCTCCCAGTTGTTGTGTACAACAAAAAG AATGACAGCCATGTTCTGCCTCAAGGTCCGTCGCTGTACAGAGACACTGTGACCTACAGGCCTGACTCCCCCCACTACATGCATTATCCAAG GAGTTTGTTTGAAGGAGAACCACTAACAGACCTGGGATATTTATCAATG GATAGTTCTCTATCTGATGATATGGACATTTCATCCAAGGGCTCACTATTTGGGGGATTGGCTCAACCAAAGCCAATTGCTTTGAATGACAAACTAGAATTGCCAGATTTTCCTGAAAGTGG AATATTTGAGATACACATTCCACGACGAAGAGAGAGACAGCCATTACCAGACACTCTTGATATCTCAGTGACATCCAGCGGTTTTATATCTAATGTCCAGCTACGACCGAGTACCACTCACTGGGATGAGTGTCTGAACATATCACAAAGTCAGTTCTTCACCTGGGACAAGCGGGGAAG GCGCGGTCCCACTGAGAGGCCCTACATGACAGAGCTAGGACCACGCGGGGTCCAGGAGTGGTGCCACATGAAGCGTCGGGAACTGTGTGTGTTTTCCCCTGATCTCCAGCCACCCCTCATTAGGAGGTTCACCCCGGGGCAGGTCACACAGGACCTCCTACACCTGATGATTGGCATCCCCTCACACCTATTTGTCATCAACAAG GAGCTACAAACTTTTCGTCTTGGAGATGGGTGTGAACTTCATGGACTTACACCAGAGGCATTCCAGAATCTGGTCTATGACTTTATCGACTGTGGAACACGATACTGTCGTTTGCGGGCTTTCTGTGCCTCCAGTGCTCTGTATAACGGTGGGCTGATATTCCAGGCGTTTTTGGTGGCCCTGAATCGCGTGCTACACCACTACACAGCTGTGGTCCTCTCTATCAGCGGCAGTCTCAGCATACTCCATCTCAAGTTCCTATGTCACAATCTCTTCAGTCAAATGAA atatttgTCCACTCTGTGTCGCGGTGAGCAACCTGTTGGAATGCATCAACTGGAACAATTTCCAAAG GGCGTGGAATTGTTGAGTTATTTGTACCAAGAGACGACCGAGTCCATAAACACAGACAACTATCCCATGATGCTCTCCATCTTACAGACTTCCTGTGGACCCTACAACCT GTTTGTAAAGGAGTGGGTTTATCATGGAGTTCTTAACGACATTTACGGGGAGTTTATGATCACAGTCAATGATGACTATCTGCGATTCAGAG ACAAGCACTACTGGAGTCACAGCTATACGATGACGGACAACGATGTGGAGTTTGTTCCGGGATTTCTCCATAATTTAGCCAGTGATATTTTTATCTGTGGAAAGTCCCTTAACCTTCTCAGGGCCTGCTCACCGGGT CATTTTCTGTGTCGAGTAAAGGAGATGGATATTCCTCGAATCTCTCTCACGTTTTCGGAGGATGAGCTGCGTCACACGATGACCCAGTGTCAGATGTACATCAGTAAGATGAAGCAGATTGCCAGACAACACACCTTGTCCAG AGAAGCACAGGAAGAGCAGGCAAAGGAGAGGAAGCGCGATCTGATGAGGAGAGCCAAAGCAGCGGCCATACAGGAAGTGGAGCGAATACAGG AAGCAATATTGAAAAACCGAACACTAACTGATGCCAAGAAAAGAGAGCAGTTTACCATTCTAAAGAAACAAATGGAAATGGATCTCATG AGACGATCCAATGCTGTGgaggaagaaaaaaatacagacaAAGAGAGGATGGAGATGTTGATGATTCAGGAGAGAGAGATgacagagaaagagaaagaactGGAAGATGAGGCCAG AGCTGAGATCATCAACTACTATGCCAACTTGACAAAGGAGGCGACCTTGAGAGAAGAGAGAGCCATGTGGAAGATCCGACGGGGGGTGCTCGATCAAGCGAGACAAGACTTCCTGTCAGAGGATGAGCAGGCATGGAGGGATGAAATGGAGGCCAACCCAGAG GGCAGAAAGATAGACCGAGCATTGTGGGAGGTCGATAGATCAGAGAAAGAAGAATCGGACTTACCGATGTGGGCGCGGAGAGTGATAGCAAAGCCCGCCCCCATCATTCCTGCTGTCGAAGAACCGGAGGAAGTGGACCTCCCAGCCTGGGCGGCAAGGAGATtatcaag cattaaggcagaaaaatTGGAAGACACTGGGTCTGAGCTGCAGAGAGGAAGAAAAGTGAATCTAGAAAGTGAGGAACTCCCAGCTAAACCAGCCATCCATGTCTTCCATGAACATCATCCGTCCAAAGAAACTACAGTCAGTGAGCCTACCAGACCACACATCCACATGATGTCGGACCGCCACGCTACTAAAGAATCGGAGCCTGAAGAAAAGGCAAAGTTAGGAGTGAAGCTATCCACCCAGATGAGTGCAACCACAGAGTCTGTAGCCAAGGAATACAAACCTCATATGAAGTCTAACAAAGACATGTTCTCCTCCAAGGAATCAACAGCTTCCAAGGAGGACAGCTTCCCCAAACGTAAAGTTCAAGAGGGGTCAGGAATATCGAGAGAGACCCAGGAGAAGGTGTGGCGGGTGAAGCCGGCCAGCCTGTACGGTCACGTCAGTCAGCTGTCCAAGCAGGAGTTCCAGATCCACATCCCCCGACTGAAGAGACCGGAGGAGATCTTCGCCTCCCTGGAGTCTGACTACAAGGACTACGGAATCAAGCCCAGGATCCGGATGAGTAAGCACATGTCCGCCACTCGGGAGTCTGAGGCCAGCAGTGGGGTCGTGCGGTCCGGGATTAAGTTCTCCAAGACGATGTCCTCCACTAGGGAGTCCGAGTGGGTGGATGTGGATCAGCTCCGACTGGAGAAGTTCAAGCAGCAGAACATCCACGGCCACTCATCCGACTCCACAGTACAGGCATTGCTGTATGGACCAAGAATAAACAAAG tAGCAGAAGATCAGCCAGATATTCCCCCAATTCAGTGGACATCTTCCATCAAGTATACACCTGTACCTTACGAAGAAAACTTTGATATGTGCT GTCAGCCTCCCTGCGTTGATTTACTAACAATGTCATCAGGAATGGTTTATGGGGGACTGGGGGATTATGGGATATCTCAAATGACAGATGTAGGTGTGTATGATTACCTCCCCCTGACAGAAATCATGGAGAGGTCTGTGGTGGAGCCACTTGTCTCGCA GATCTCTCTGGTGAATGAGACTTTGTTGAACTACTTCTTTGTGGAGCTACACCTGATGGATCACCTGAAGACTCTCAGGCGTTACCTCCTAATGGAAAACGGTGACTTTGCTCAGATACTCAGCGATATGTTGTTTGAAAAG ATATCCAGCAGCCTGAGCGCCCGGGAGATGTTGACCCCACTCTTCCTTAATGGTGCCCTCTCCAAAGCCCTCAAGTCCTCCATTCAGACGGACGAGAAACTGGCCGAGAACCTCAGCTTTGCCTTCAAGTACCCTCCGGGGCTGACCCCGCCAGCAG gTAGATCCATTCTCGACTGTTTGGAACTTCGATACCTA GTTGCGTGGCCAGTGAACACAGTGATTACAGAGGAGTCCATCAACAAATACAACCAGATCTTCTCCTTCATGTTGCTACAGAAGCAGACCGTCTGGGTCCTGAAGGACGTGTGGCACCGACTGAAGCGAGCAG CTCTCCTTCACAAAGCTGGAAATGCCTCTCAGTTCAGACGACTGCAGCTGTACAG ACAAGAGATGCAGCATTTTGTTCGAGTGATGCAAAGCTACATTGCACATCAAGTTATTTTTGTGACCTGGAATGAGTTTAAAGCTTCCCTGAAAACGGACCTAAACAATCTGGACGACTTGATCAAAATTCATGATGACTACCTCAACCGTGCCATATTCAG